The Lucilia cuprina isolate Lc7/37 chromosome 5, ASM2204524v1, whole genome shotgun sequence genome includes a window with the following:
- the LOC111689175 gene encoding protein phosphatase 1 regulatory subunit 7 translates to MADSENDKIEASNEVTTNKTEENNSADETPQATSDVVANCEKASYKPNVIPGEKLASIEDVVNSDPECYELDLNHHRIDKLENLEPLTQLERLLLRWNLIKKIDNLEKLTKLVEIEFYDNQITKLENLDALVNLEILDVSFNRLTKIENLENLKKLEKLFLVGNKITHIENIGMLTNLTMLELGDNKIKTIENLDTLVNLRQLFLGKNKISKIENLDKLVNLEILSLQANRIVKIENLDKLTNLTELYLSENGIEIIENLSNNKQLDTLDLAKNRLKSIDNIEELAQLEELWLNDNNIENWKTIENIKHNKSLKTIYLEYCPVSKDPMYRRKLKDIAPWLEKIDATLCR, encoded by the coding sequence ATGGCTGATTCTGAAAATGATAAGATTGAAGCAAGTAATGAAGTGACTACCAACAAAACTGAGGAAAATAATAGTGCAGATGAAACCCCACAAGCAACATCGGATGTAGTGGCTAATTGTGAGAAAGCATCTTATAAGCCTAATGTAATACCGGGTGAAAAGTTAGCCTCCATTGAGGATGTAGTAAATAGTGATCCTGAGTGCTATGAATTGGATTTAAACCATCATCGTATTGATAAATTGGAAAATCTAGAACCTTTAACCCAGCTAGAGCGCCTCTTGCTGCGTTggaatttaattaagaaaattgatAATCTAGAAAAATTGACCAAACTGGTGGAAATAGAATTCTATGACAATCAAATaacaaaattggaaaatttggaTGCTTTAGTTAATTTAGAAATACTCGATGTCAGCTTTAATCGTTTgactaaaattgaaaatttggaaaatctgaagaaattggaaaaattatttttggttgGCAACAAGATAACtcatatagaaaatatcggtaTGCTAACTAATCTTACTATGCTGGAATTGGgtgataataaaattaaaactattgaGAATCTGGATACCTTGGTGAATTTGCGTCAATTATTTTtgggtaaaaataaaatatccaaAATAGAAAATCTTGATAAATTGgtgaatttggaaattttaagtTTGCAGGCTAATCGTATAGTTAAGATTGAAAATCTGGATAAGTTAACTAATTTAACAGAGCTATATCTATCAGAGAATGGCatagaaataatagaaaatttgagtaataataaacaattggaTACTTTGGATTTGGCTAAGAATCGTTTAAAAAGTATAGACAATATTGAGGAACTGGCACAGTTGGAAGAGCTGTGGTTGAAtgataataatattgaaaattggaAAACTATTGAAAACATTAAGCATAATAAGTCTTTGAAAACTATTTACTTGGAATATTGTCCGGTATCCAAGGATCCCATGTATCGTCGTAAATTGAAAGATATAGCTCCTTGGTTGGAAAAAATTGATGCTACTCTTTGCcgataa
- the LOC111689173 gene encoding endothelial differentiation-related factor 1 homolog, whose amino-acid sequence MSDWDTVTVLRKKAPKAGALKTEAAINAARRQGVQVDTQQKYGAGTNKQHVTTKNTAKLDRETEELRHEKVPLEVGKIIMQGRQAKGLSQKDLATKICEKQQVVTDYEAGRGIPNNMVLGKIERVIGLKLRGKDRGQPLAPPGKK is encoded by the exons ATGTCAGATTGGGATACAGTAACCGTACTGCGCAAGAAAGCTCCAAAGGCCGGTGCTCTTAAAACTGAAGCAGCCATTAATGCCGCCAGACGCCAAGGTGTACAAGTTGATACCCAACAAAAAT ATGGTGCTGGCACCAATAAACAACATGTAACAACTAAGAACACTGCCAAATTGGATCGTGAGACTGAAGAGTTGCGCCATGAAAAAGTTCCTCTAGAAGTGGGAAAAATTATTATGCAAGGACGTCAAGCTAAAGGTTTAAGTCAAAAGGATCTCGCTACT aaaatttgtgaaaaacaaCAAGTAGTTACCGATTATGAGGCTGGCCGTGGTATACCCAATAACATGGTATTGGGTAAAATTGAACGTGTTATTGGTTTAAAATTGCGAGGAAAAGATCGCGGCCAACCATTGGCGCCTCCTGGTAAAAAGTGA